Sequence from the Magallana gigas chromosome 4, xbMagGiga1.1, whole genome shotgun sequence genome:
GGGCTGCAGGAAAGATTACGAACGTTTAGGACAGCACTAGATGATGGACTGTGGATCACCCGGAGAGACAAGATACGTGAGGGCCTTGAATCTTCTTGCTCCGATTCCGGACAGCCTTGTGTGAGACTGCGATTGACAGTGACCGTGAAACTCTTTTATTGGTCGTCATTTATGAActgttgatttgttttgttcattAGCAATGATAAACCATAACGTTTTAGTTTATTACACCAGTAATGTCAATCACAGGggttaaatatgtttttatggATATGTCTTTATTTCTGTTATATCGGTGGTCTGGTCTTTATATTCAAGAGGAGTGGGGTGATTTTACCCACTGTATTGGTGCATGGGAGAATTCAGCGGGCACCAGATGAATGCGCCCGTGCGCATCAAGATCGTCTGCTATTCGAGAGACACGTTTTATAAACTGTTCTGTGTACAAGTATGAAGATATCGTATTGATAAGATGTTTCACGCCTACCTGGTAAGTTGTTGGTTATTCTTATCGGTTTCTCCGACTATCTCGCCATATAAGCGGTGGAAAACTCGAAACAATCATACGAAAACTAAGGCGAGATACAGTgcgatatattttgtttatttgctaCGAAGGAAGTATAAAGGACGGGTCTGTAAGACGTCAGtataacgatagaacattctatctaggTGGACTCAGAACCCCTGACGTTGTGGGAATGACAAACTGATAGCAATGGACGGGAAGTAACtatgatatttgtttttcatttctgagCAGGTGTTCACCAGGACAGGATCAGCCATATTAGGGACAGTACTACCTGTACCAGACAGTTAGAGATAGTGCTATTTCTTGTTAACAAGGTTTGTAATCAACCTATAATTCCATATTTACTTAACCAACACGGGATTTGCAAGCTATTGtgataaaaacataaaactattattatataagatatttatctaattttgttttaaatattcaatccaGTAACTAGGTAATCAAACACAACTATATCAACTtgattaaatatcaaatcacaaaaatttataaagtaAGGCATCAGTTTTAGAACGTTTCTAATATGTTTCTATCAGTCTATGTccggatgaaaaaaaataagctgGATAGTGTATAagataaagtaataaaaatcgctaacataaaaattaatttttcactcTGACTTTAAAATTCTGTATAAAATCTTTCATCTTTGTCTTTGAACTAACAATCatgtcttaattttgttttcatagaaCAACCATGGATCTTATTTCTAGTGCCCAGGATGTGCcccgatgtgacctttgtgaaACCCTCATAttacacagctactgtgacttttgtcatgtcaacctaTGCACGTCATGTATAGGCAATCATATTTCAgatggatatgacaaacataaaatagtcccTTTTAAAGAACGAAGATCAACCCTCATTTATCCAAAATGTGAAACACATCCACacaaaaattgcaaatttcAGTGCAAAGATTGCAACAACAGTTATGTTTGTTCTTCATGCATGGCTTCTGAACAACATGGAAGACATAAATTTGTAGAAGTAACAGAAGTTTTCAAgacaaagaaatataatattaaaaaagatacaaaagaGTTAGAAAATCATATTTCTCCTCTATATGAAGAAATGGCACTGGACTTAGAAACTCAGCTTGCCAACctggatggaggatatgagaaacttacaacaacaatgtccaaacaaggagagcaatggcacagagaaatcgacatagttatcaacaaaatgaaaactcaaattaacgatataaaagtaaaacacaGAGACATTTTAAAGAAACACTTGAATGTAATTAAACAGATACAGTCtctcataaaacaaacattacaaGCCATAAGGAAAATTGAGAAATCCACTGAAGTATCTTCTACCATTGATTACACCTCTAAGATCAAAGAGTTCGGCAAGCTTCCACCCAAAGTTAAGGTATCACTGCCAACATTCATTCCAATACCAATAGACTATGAGAGGCTGTGTAGTTTGTTTGGGCAGATCACCCCATTATCTACTAATACTGAAGAAAATGTCTCATCACTTAACCGACCCAACACTTCAGCCAAAGAACTACTGGATGAACCAGAGCTTGTTGCCACAATACAGACTGGACATGAAATAATACGCAGTGTTACCTGtttaaatgaagaaaagatATGGACGAGTGGAGAGACCAATGATATCAAATGCTTCAACATGGAAGGTTCACTCCTCCAGACTATACagacaaaatcaggaaaatggCCTTATGATATAGCTGTAGGCAGTGATGGGGATCTATTGTACACTGACGGGACAAGTAAAACAGTGTATAAAGTAAAAAATGGACAGACCGAAGAGTTGATCAGATTACAGGGATGGAGGCCAAGTCAGCTATGTGTCACATTtactggtgatctcctggttaccaTGTACAGTGTTGCTAGAACTCAGTCCAAAGTTGTTCGTTACTCgggatctacagagaaacaaacaattcaattcGATGATCATGGAAAACCTCTGTACTCAGGGAACGGACAAATTAAATACATCACTGAaaacagaaaccatgacatctgcTTAGCTGACAGTGAGgctggtgcagtagtggtggttaatcaggacgggaaactcagatggagatacaACGGTCATCCCTCGGTTACAAAGAaccaatcatttaaaatctttggtatcacaacagacagtaAGTGTCGTATCCTGACAGCACACAGTGACAACCATTGCATCCACCTTCtggatcagaatggacagtttctccgttacattgataactgtgatctggAGTATCCTTTTGGTTTGTTTGTGGACAATAATGAAAATCTGTTTGtgtgtgaattaaaaaaaggcaatgtaaagaaaatcaaatatttaaagtaaacgTCATCAATTGTAAAAATGGGATGTAGAATCAAACAAATCGAAAAACGTAAAATCTGtgtatattgaatttcattgttggcGTTTTCTATGAATTTTAAATAGACTTAAATCTTTCATTCCGTATACTGATAAACTAAAAATTTAACTCATTTCATTATCTTAAAAAAGTAGCATTTAAGCATTGCTTGCTATTTACAGCTATATGTATCTCATCAAATACATTGATACATACCATGTCAATTATTAGGATAGACGCACGTTGCTCAATGCtctacaactacatgtataaaagttGATATTGAATGCACatacatttatgtttaaaagttgtatcataaatttaaaaaattaggaCTTAAATTGATAGGGGTCATTTATTAGTATTGATagaacatttataaaatttcgtTTATGTACTGGAAAACCATGGCTGTGTATGTTTCGAGCAGAGGTTATGTAATTTTAGGGATCAATGTGTCAACTGTTTATAGAGAACCTCTTTGCTGTACTTTTCAAAGTTTTCTTTTcgacccacccacccacccaccctaAAAAAGCcaacaaataaaaactaaaaaaaaaacccaggagtACCATGGACTACGTCGTTCACTTGACCAATAGTTAAAGTatgttaaatttaaattcaCGTCGAGATTGAGAGacgccatttttaaatgtaaacaagctGTACCACTTTACTTTACGGTACTGATAATGGTAAGTTAAGTGACGACatatgtagtaaaatgtccgaggaattttttgaatcaaatatttgtaaagaTTGGAAATAAGATTAATGAGTCCAAAACTAACTCAATTTTTGTGCACCATGTAttgcactttttttttacttcgaGAAACACTGTAGCTCCCCGGTTACccatcaaatatttttagaCATCATATTCTAAGATCTAAGCTGCATTAACTGATCCATCTTATCCTAGATCTCAACgtattatatataacaaaattgtaaaatgaactataaaatgattttaaaaagtgaaaggTCACTTTGACTTTTATATGATGACATGAATGTAAAACATAGCATTGAGGAtcatgagaaaaagatttttaaacagtttccctatgcatttctatgttaaactttgaacctttTGGGACCTAAGAATTGGTCAGGAGGTCAAAATGTTTACTATTTAGATTCTACACTATCTTAAGATGCTTAAATAGAAATTTCACAAAGTGCatcattgtagttcttgagaagatttttaaacattgtccGGAGGGTcgtgattttaatatttaatgacCTACTAGTATATACAAGCTTTGATGTAACTATTGGTacctgagaagattttttaagacacaCCCCTTATTTACACTGTTTTGTAATAATGTTCTTCCATTTCATAAAAGGTTTCGCTCTTTACTTCAACAATTCATAATCCccatcccataaggatgctttgtacttATTTTGGTTAAAGAAAGTGGACGCTTAAGATGTCAAATCGGCAGGAATGTAGGCGCACAAGGAGATTTCAACAActaattttgaacattttttcaattataacaGTCATTTGGTTTCGGTTGGACGTAGAATGggtaggaaaatgtttaaaacgcaaaaggttttatcataatatgggtcTTAATATAGCAACACGACAGAATTGATTCAAAACCCAACTTAATTACAgctgttttttaaaatgattttgttgtctctgggtgttctctccacaaatttgaaacgtgtaaagatgATAAATTCAACCCTTAAAACcttcgtttttaaaaaaaaaagatggagagatgatcAAGAGATGACGAATTATGTActttctcaaaatattttttgttggatAAAGAACAATGTCCAGAGAtatgatgtttttaaaacactacTTTATACCACGTATTGTAAAGTATCGCATGGCTCCCGGGTTTTGTCCTGGATGAGTGACTACAGGCTTGTATTGTTTATGGGTTCAAATCCTCCTGGTGGGTCTTTTTTATTGTATGCTGAAATACTATTATGTTGAACtatagaatatatttaaatttgtcGTTATTGATTTCTCTCACGTGTACGCTTTTTCTATTCTTATTGCTAGTTAATTATGATGCACAATATACTATAGAATGCTTAGTAGCTGATATAACTGTGTTAAAAAATATGCGCAATACCAtttctaataaaaatatttatcagttTACCCTCCATTGCCCTTTTTAGAAAACCtttgattatttattcatttctgCCATATGTATactattttctgtttttagtGCTAGTTTATTATGATTCACAATATAACTGATATaactttattaaaatttatattcattaacatttctaataaaattatttatcagtTTGTCCTTCACTGTCCTTTTTTGAAAAcctatgaatattttaatagcCAGGATAGACATGTActtcctgcaaacttacaatctcGTGCACCCATTTCTTTGGCATAATGGTTCTAAAgcagaagtcaaaaatgtgaaaagtttacagaaagACGGACGGAaggacagacgacagacaacaGGTGATCAAAAACTCTCGTTTGAACTTCTGATTCAGGTCAGCTTAAAATCCCAAATCACCTTTTTAACGTAAGATTTACAGTCCAAATTCAATACTTCTTATAAACGAGTTCATTCAAGAAAATTAACAACAACttgttaaacttttatgatttatgatttattaactttaatttaAGCTTGATTTAAACAGAATAAATATTTGTGCACACTGCCTGTCTTGTGTAGAGGGAAAGCTATAGTAAGACAATCAGATTATTGTTTGTTTCGTTTTCCTTTACTTAAGTGCACAAGTATTACATCATCaagaaatacaaatatacaacagtcaaaaagaagaaaaatctttgtAACTACGTCATTGCACTTTACTGACTGTGTATCAGTCGTCTTTTTGTCCGACTGTTTGATTGTTTATAAGTCATTCAATGTGAAAATGTCTAGTACCAGGTCACCACTCATGGGGTTATCTATTGCGGTCATTAGGGCATTGTTTACGTTACGAATCTCGTAGATTGTAACGTTCAGAACTTTTACATTCTCTGGCCCAGTATCGTTCAAAGTCTTTCGAACTTATccgaaatcttgacaaacacaaaaacaccataaaatctaaaaaaaaaacaaaacaaaaaaaaccgcTATTTCCAATCTAATTTTTTGGGATTCTAAAATTCACGGAAGGGGGAAGGGGTAGCGAAGAGCgataaatgtttaattataaaGTAAATATCGTTAAATTCTCTATAATTTCTAGTCAAGGGGTGGGGATCGAACTAACTCTCctgaaattcaattttctatatCTGATGTTCTTCCCATCCCCATccccaacccccaacccccacTCCCAACCCCAATTCTGTACGTTCCTGATATCtgtacatgcgcggatccataAAAATTTCTCTTGAAATGGGGTTGTCCACGGTGTTGATTTGTTTGCTGATAAGTGATTCCAAGGTCGTCATGATCCGGACATGTCCTTTATTTATCttcaattgtttttttgtaaaaagtgcTGTTCTTCACCCTTTGTAACaggttttcataaaaacaatagagtttattccaatattttaactttttattaaattcatgatccccccccccccccgatagtATACGTTCCTGGGGTCCGTTTCACAAAGTTATCTTATGACAAACATCTGTCTTAAGACCAAAATTTGTCATAAGTTTTTatcatagctgtttcacaaaaatGTCTTAACTTATGATAATCTTAGGATTGTTCAAAATCTCAAGACACCTAGATACTTCTCTTAAGTCAATTTTAAACATGGCGGCGGCCTATGTTTTGATAAGAAATAGGCAACTTATAAGCTTGAGCGTGTATTCAGAGACAGAATCAAACCATTAGATTATATGGACGATTGTTACATCTTGGAGAGATTCCGTTTGCCACGACATGTTATCTTCGACTTATGTAATGAGCTCAATGATCGTTTAGAgcaccaaaacaaaaaatcacatttccttcCATAAATCATTGCAAGTCGTGGTTGCGCTTCGTTTTTATGCAAGTAGAAGTTTTCAAGCTGTATGTGCAGATCTTCATGGTATAAGTACAGCAAGTGTGTCCAGAATTGTTTACGCTGTTACATTTTCTCTAGTTGCCTTAAAATCCTGTCTACATTAAATTTCCTTCTTCTGACATATATAATCAATACTATACTGGACTTCGCTCATATATGTAATTTCCCAAATGTGACAGTTTGCGATtccaatttcaaaattttgaatttggtaGCAAAGTGGCCTGGATAATCTCATGACGCATTTGTGTTCTTAAATTCTGTTTTGTGTCAAATGTTTGAGGATGGCAACATTAACAGAGGTTGTCTAGTTGGTGACACTGCGTACCAGTTAAAGAATCACTTACTAACACCCGTCTTGAACCTAAGCAACCCCATGAGGAGGCATACAATGATGTCCATGCTAAAatcatttctctctctctctctctctctctctctctctctctctctctctctgtttactttaacaattattttcaaaagacaAAAAAGACAATTAACATTGGTGTTCTTTAATTGTTCGAATTTAACACTATTTGACTTACAATTGTTTGTACTATCCATAATAGAAGGGGCATCTGTGGTCTTAGGACTGCTGGCTGATGTCGTGGCCAGCACGTCTATCCCTCCTCCACGCATGTAATTGCTGTCGGACCAATGATTCCTTCAATTCTCTCGTCCAAGGGGGTTAAAGACACATTGGATGATATATATCACCACCAGTTTTTCTTTGTACTCTTTTATTAAGCGCCAGCTTCTTCTTGCTTTCGCTAAAAATGCAAGTCCATTTCTTTTTAACATCCTCCCCAGAACGCGTGACGTTAGAACAATCAGCTGCATTTACTTGTTCTGCAATATCTTCCCAGACCTTTCTCTTCATTCTGTTGCACCCTGTTGTACTTTGCTTGGCAAATAGCAGTTGTTTCCTTTTTTCAACTTCTTCCGTTAAAATAGATAATTCAGAAGCTGAAAAATTGGGATTTCTTTTGCTGATAGTAAATGCACGAAGTGTTTGCTGGTCAGTTGGCGAATACAATCGAACCCTTGATTTTACAGTACCATGATTGGGCTATATTATAGGTGTACATAATAAAATGGTATGGCTGCAACAATGATGTATGTTGATTCATTTTATATAACTGATGCTCATCGTAAATGCTATTAATGTAAAGGTTATAATTATAAgagatacaaatgtttttgcacttattttaattatatagaccTACCACGCAGTAAATGATATACTCCATTTTAACTGAATTCATGTAGAATTATTTTCTTcgctgttttgtttttattgctCTTATCAAAAGAAACTACAAAACAATACGGTACATAATAAAGTATCAGTaatgttattaaatatatatttatactacgtaaataaattctttacttTACAATTTACTGATTGAATTTTATGCAATCTCCTATAATAATTTAAGATTATCTTAAGATAAGTTAAAGTTATGACAGctttgtgaaacagctatgtCATATCTTATGATAACCATTAGTCAAATCTTATGACAATCTTAAGACAAGTCTTATGATAAATCTTATGACAgatttgtgaaacgggcccctgatATCTGATTAAGGGGGGATCCGGAGAATTTTCTACGGAAACAGGGTTGTCCAAGGTGTTTAATGATTCATAAGGCGTCCAGATCCGGACATGTCTTTCGTTTAGATgaagtttaatttattttttgtaaagtgCTGTTGTTTACCCTTTGTTACAGCTTTTCATTAAAACGATAAACTGCTAGGGTTAAAATTACTCCACTAGTACTTTCGATCAtatatcagtacatgtacaaataaaatacGCAATCTAAATTCAAAGTTTGGTGCATAAGAGTGAATTTGCTGCCAagattattttcattcatttgaaaATCCTGTTTCTGTTTTGCGAAGAGTATCTCATATAATCCTTTAAGAAAGGAATGTGAATCAATTGATTTTTTCGCAGGTGAAAGTCGCGTGTAATTTGGAAACTCAATGAAATTCATTCAGCTAGCTGCTTTACACTCCGTGAATTCCCTATAACCCTGCCCTAAGCGGATATTCATTTCTAAAGATAAGTAAATTGACGAAATTAGAAATTCATATTGATATCATATGTACATTTCTGCTGTTAACTTAACTGTAcgtatatattgtttatatttattttattgataagcTGTACAGCTTAGAGTTATAATAAAAAACTGAGCTGAGTTCGTAAACTGGTCGAACTAATCTAGCTGTCAAAACTAGCattatgatacaattatatcattttaaattaaattgtgaTTACTTATTAATAATACATATGTATCTAGATGATTGAATTATAATCTGAATATCCAATCAAGTCCGTCTGCAAAATGTTATGATGGCGTGTGTGAATGTATGTATTGGGAGGGGGTAAGTTATGAGAGGATGGGAGAGAGCGTTTTCCCTTCCTTTTGACCAGCAATACATTATCCTCTATTTACgtccattaaaaataaaatggggaTACCCTAGGATTTTAgataaattagatatatttacagGGTGTGACCAAAAACATCTTAAactttaaatatcataaatcttgtaaaattgaattataatgaTTTCATCAATTGCCATAAATTAAAGATGATCTTTTTCActggaaaataaatattaaccCTAAAGACAAACAACAACCCAAGCCCTTGTTTCAAACTTTATCTGCTTTTATGTCTGTGACGCCTTTGATGCTTGACCTTCTTCATCAAATATtagtgttacattaaaagtttaaaatcgaagatttctaaacttatctataacaataaaaaaaaaatgtgtaaaatggAGAATGGTTTAAGATCTGGAAGAGAAcggttgggctaactgtgctggaaccccgcacgttagTGGAGTGTGTGTGATATCGGGCTAGCTGTGCTGGAATCCCGCACGTTAGTGGAGTGTGTGTGATATCGGGCTAgctgtgctggaaccccgcacgttagTGTCGATTTTGTGCACAGAATTATATCGGATTGTCCGTGCTGGAATCTCCGCACGTTATTAAGTTGTTATCTCGGAACTCCGAGAATCGGTTTTCATTAGAATACCATGTACCGTTATTTCATCAacttaaatacaacttgttgaacttttgtttcgttttggagtttttattcagcgtaaacttgagcgagtgtaacgaattgagctttcccctgacttcaccatatggattttaagaacttttacattacaatttacagtttacaatacaaatcaaatacaagatacgttcgtgaaagttgggtagtatttttagtagaaagcCGATTGGCATGCTACCGGGCGAACCGCAACTTCACGGAAAATTCGCGATAGGAACTTTTACACTTAAAATTCATTGGTGAACATTGGTGTGAGAATCGAATTGTTCCCCATCCTCTCAACTGAGCGAATGATAGAAACTCTAACGTCAAGATGAATCAACAAGTGCGACCGTCAATCCGCAAAAAGTCCGAAAAACAGAAAC
This genomic interval carries:
- the LOC117682139 gene encoding tripartite motif-containing protein 3: MDLISSAQDVPRCDLCETLILHSYCDFCHVNLCTSCIGNHISDGYDKHKIVPFKERRSTLIYPKCETHPHKNCKFQCKDCNNSYVCSSCMASEQHGRHKFVEVTEVFKTKKYNIKKDTKELENHISPLYEEMALDLETQLANLDGGYEKLTTTMSKQGEQWHREIDIVINKMKTQINDIKVKHRDILKKHLNVIKQIQSLIKQTLQAIRKIEKSTEVSSTIDYTSKIKEFGKLPPKVKVSLPTFIPIPIDYERLCSLFGQITPLSTNTEENVSSLNRPNTSAKELLDEPELVATIQTGHEIIRSVTCLNEEKIWTSGETNDIKCFNMEGSLLQTIQTKSGKWPYDIAVGSDGDLLYTDGTSKTVYKVKNGQTEELIRLQGWRPSQLCVTFTGDLLVTMYSVARTQSKVVRYSGSTEKQTIQFDDHGKPLYSGNGQIKYITENRNHDICLADSEAGAVVVVNQDGKLRWRYNGHPSVTKNQSFKIFGITTDSKCRILTAHSDNHCIHLLDQNGQFLRYIDNCDLEYPFGLFVDNNENLFVCELKKGNVKKIKYLK